In a genomic window of Chrysemys picta bellii isolate R12L10 chromosome 1, ASM1138683v2, whole genome shotgun sequence:
- the CKAP4 gene encoding cytoskeleton-associated protein 4, with translation MSAARQRSSKGSGSAGSEKGAQSHSGGADDVAKKQQQQQAPAKGSKAAAGGRPSPCSLGKAFHALLSLALVGAAVFSGWGVQHLLGEVSQLSLRHEGAARQREELAHALEGVVQKVHSLQATFGDFESMMKSAQHKQEVTEKSVKQGESEINRISEVLQKLQNEILKDLSDGIHVVKDARERDFMSLENTVEERLTELTRSINDNIAIFTEVQKRSQNEINDMKARVASLGEIDVYKHELKALKDAVDEMQTSMKTKEKAIESLKSTIESMESDVYTEIKALVNLKQELEKFKETADTEHLSLKAFQEKVLKAEESIMQLPDEIKRLDEDLLQIKANLNKQEENVLSKNVLETLEKNREDSEFRFRRVEDNFQSLSSTDTQQTEKMESLLSKHEEYESKLAALEEAIASLRSTSDVDVHSITDTVRSLSESQLSLYNDVDELRRSVSDLPDSADALHNIQKQVSALLDQEKPQMGQAQSQDYLEKLSSVEGSVDKLRSFVNQVESDLKMIRTAVDSLVAYSVKIETNENNVESVKSLVDDLRNDLDRLFMKVEKIHEKV, from the exons ATGTCCGCCGCCAGACAGCGGAGCAGCAAGGGCAGCGGCTCGGCGGGCTCGGAAAAGGGAGCCCAGTCCCACTCCGGCGGCGCGGATGACGTggcaaagaagcagcagcagcagcaggctcccGCCAAGGGGAGCAAAGCAGCGGCTGGAGGCCGCCCGtccccctgcagcctgggcaaggcTTTTCACGCTCTCTTGTCCCTCGCGCTGGTCGGAGCCGCCGTGTTCTCGGGCTGGGGCGTGCAGCACCTCCTGGGGGAGGTCAGCCAGCTCAGCCTGCGCCACGAGGGCGCGGCGCGGCAGCGAGAGGAGCTGGCTCACGCCCTGGAGGGAGTCGTGCAGAAG GTGCATTCTCTTCAAGCCACATTTGGAGATTTTGAATCCATGATGAAAAGTGCTCAGCATAAACAAGAAGTTACTGAGAAGAGTGTTAAACAAGGGGAGAGTGAAATAAATCGAATCAGTGAAGTTCTTCAAAAACTACAAAATGAAATCCTGAAAGACCTGTCTGATGGCATCCATGTGGTAAAGGACGCAAGAGAACGAGACTTCATGTCGCTTGAAAACACTGTGGAAGAAAGATTAACAGAGTTGACCAGGTCTATCAATGATAACATTGCCATATTCACTGAAGTCCAGAAAAGAAGCCAAAATGAAATCAACGATATGAAAGCAAGGGTGGCTTCACTGGGAGAAATAGATGTGTATAAACATGAATTAAAGGCTCTGAAAGATGCTGTTGATGAGATGCAAACATCCATGAAAACCAAAGAAAAGGCCATAGAGTCTCTGAAAAGTACAATAGAGTCCATGGAATCTGATGTTTATACTGAAATCAAAGCATTAGTCAACCTCAAACAGGAACTTGAGAAGTTCAAAGAGACTGCAGACACAGAACACCTTTCATTAAAAGCTTTTCAAGAGAAAGTTCTTAAAGCTGAAGAATCCATTATGCAGCTCCCTGATGAGATTAAAAGACTTGATGAAGATTTACTGCAAATTAAAGCCAACCTTAACAAACAGGAAGAAAATGTACTCTCCAAAAATGTGTTAGAAACCCTTGAAAAGAACAGGGAAGACTCTGAATTCAGATTCAGACGTGTAGAAGACAATTTTCAGTCTCTAAGTTCTACTGATACTCAACAGACTGAAAAGATGGAATCACTTCTTTCTAAGCATGAAGAGTATGAAAGCAAGCTCGCTGCTCTAGAGGAAGCCATTGCATCTCTACGTAGTACCTCAGATGTTGATGTACATTCAATAACCGACACTGTGCGAAGTCTTAGTGAATCTCAGCTCTCATTATACAATGATGTTGATGAACTGAGAAGAAGTGTGAGTGACCTACCAGACTCTGCTGATGCACTTCATAACATCCAGAAACAAgttagtgctttgctggatcaagaaaAGCCTCAGATGGGCCAAGCACAATCTCAAGACTATCTTGAAAAACTGTCTTCTGTAGAAGGCTCTGTAGACAAATTAAGATCTTTTGTCAATCAAGTCGAATCTGACTTGAAAATGATAAGAACTGCAGTAGATAGTTTAGTTGCTTACTCAGTGAAAATAGAAACTAATGAGAACAACGTGGAGTCTGTGAAGAGTTTGGTAGATGACCTAAGGAATGATTTGGATAGATTGTTTATGAAAGTAGAAAAGATACATGAAAAAGTTTAA